One part of the Arachidicoccus terrestris genome encodes these proteins:
- a CDS encoding 5-formyltetrahydrofolate cyclo-ligase, translated as MDTLNSYNKKDLRAYYKKLRCSLTDEQARKMDQEIMIQFRKIPIQGKGLKAALIYIPISHTREVDTKQCIQYLQEEIKPGLQVAFPKTNFTTLDMDAILPEAATTFTETKHRLTEPDGGQKIAPGAIDVVLLPLLVFDQKGNRVGYGKGFYDRLLAKCRPDVLRIGLSYLPPITQIEDVTEFDIPLDYCATPDRLYDFTNQ; from the coding sequence GTGGATACCTTAAACAGCTATAACAAGAAAGATCTCCGGGCCTATTACAAAAAACTGCGCTGTTCCTTGACAGACGAGCAGGCCAGGAAAATGGACCAGGAAATCATGATACAATTCCGGAAGATCCCAATCCAGGGAAAAGGTTTGAAAGCTGCACTTATCTATATACCCATATCCCATACCAGGGAGGTCGACACGAAACAATGCATACAGTATCTACAGGAAGAAATTAAGCCCGGGCTGCAGGTCGCCTTTCCAAAAACAAATTTCACCACTTTGGATATGGACGCGATACTTCCGGAAGCTGCTACCACCTTTACTGAGACAAAACACAGACTGACAGAGCCTGATGGGGGGCAAAAGATAGCGCCCGGCGCAATAGATGTGGTGCTGCTGCCGCTACTTGTTTTTGATCAGAAAGGTAACCGGGTAGGATATGGGAAAGGTTTCTACGATAGGTTACTCGCTAAATGCAGACCAGATGTGCTAAGAATCGGTTTGAGTTACCTACCGCCAATCACACAAATAGAGGATGTTACTGAGTTTGATATACCTTTAGACTATTGTGCAACACCCGATAGATTATATGACTTTACAAACCAATAA
- a CDS encoding DUF3822 family protein, with translation MLQKTFELQATSPKSRILQLELGPAHITVSTFDTTFKPIGQLEHFNFKTTESQDWSALWSALKDQSAILAETTPVEKVLVTWENDQVQPIPAALYHTGDQEAIFQYNKASISRQEAFYQHLADTAGDYVFSYSVPTAMYEILSAAYPEAIHQHKQAAITRKINSFSDAYPLKALLVFYQDHFILTTFKADKLQLILSRSFNHGADIVYHLLSAIQQASYSPDQCCVYLSGLIDGDSALFKEIYKFVPIIDVDRMQDTDFLTDHPDYPSHFFVPFYKYIQDSLV, from the coding sequence ATGCTACAGAAAACCTTTGAATTACAAGCCACATCGCCTAAAAGCCGCATTTTGCAATTGGAACTGGGGCCTGCACATATTACAGTCAGTACTTTTGATACAACATTTAAACCCATAGGTCAATTAGAGCATTTTAATTTTAAAACCACGGAAAGCCAGGATTGGTCAGCACTCTGGTCAGCTTTAAAAGACCAGTCTGCCATCCTTGCAGAGACAACCCCTGTAGAAAAAGTACTGGTAACCTGGGAGAATGACCAGGTTCAACCCATCCCGGCGGCCTTGTACCATACCGGTGATCAGGAGGCCATTTTCCAGTACAACAAAGCAAGCATCAGCAGGCAGGAAGCATTTTATCAACATCTTGCGGACACAGCGGGAGATTATGTTTTCAGCTATAGTGTGCCAACAGCCATGTATGAAATCCTATCAGCGGCCTATCCAGAGGCCATCCACCAGCATAAGCAGGCCGCTATTACCCGGAAAATCAATAGCTTTTCGGACGCGTATCCCCTTAAAGCCTTACTGGTCTTTTACCAGGATCATTTTATTCTGACGACCTTTAAAGCAGATAAACTGCAACTTATTCTTTCCAGATCCTTTAATCATGGAGCAGACATTGTATATCATTTATTAAGCGCCATTCAGCAAGCAAGCTATAGCCCCGATCAGTGTTGTGTTTATCTGTCCGGATTAATAGATGGAGATTCCGCTCTTTTCAAGGAAATATATAAGTTTGTGCCTATTATTGATGTGGACAGGATGCAGGATACGGATTTTTTAACGGACCACCCGGATTACCCGTCCCACTTTTTTGTACCTTTTTATAAATATATCCAGGATAGCCTGGTTTAA
- a CDS encoding ABC transporter ATP-binding protein: MIELVNFSKKYNQRSVLDIEQWSIEKGWYLLKGVNGSGKSTLLLSMAAQLPFEGQISINGTFIKQSPRLCRKKVSYAPAEPQFPAFLTGRHLLSFFEKIKGDACWDLNDLMEGFSVNEFLDKATGAYSSGMLKKLSLLLAFTGRPEWILLDEPFNGLDIASADKLSGFIWAVHEKYKVGFIIASHLSYGDRDLGPGHLQTLLLENGKLQNL; this comes from the coding sequence ATGATCGAACTCGTGAACTTTTCCAAAAAATACAATCAACGCTCTGTCCTTGATATAGAACAGTGGTCTATTGAAAAAGGCTGGTATTTATTGAAGGGGGTCAATGGTTCCGGAAAAAGCACCCTGCTTCTTTCTATGGCGGCTCAGCTACCGTTTGAAGGTCAGATCAGCATAAATGGTACGTTTATTAAGCAAAGCCCAAGGCTTTGCAGAAAGAAAGTTAGCTATGCGCCTGCAGAGCCGCAGTTCCCTGCGTTTCTGACGGGCCGGCACTTATTGAGCTTTTTTGAAAAAATCAAAGGGGATGCCTGTTGGGATCTGAATGATTTAATGGAAGGATTTTCGGTAAATGAGTTTCTGGATAAGGCCACAGGGGCATATTCGAGCGGCATGCTCAAGAAGCTTTCTCTACTACTGGCTTTTACAGGTCGTCCCGAGTGGATTTTGCTGGATGAACCCTTCAATGGATTAGATATCGCTTCGGCTGATAAGTTGAGTGGTTTTATCTGGGCCGTTCATGAAAAATATAAGGTTGGTTTTATCATCGCTTCCCATCTAAGTTACGGTGATCGGGATCTCGGCCCCGGTCATCTGCAAACGCTACTGCTGGAAAACGGAAAACTGCAAAACCTATGA
- a CDS encoding AsmA family protein yields the protein METATKSPRKFPKWAKIAALSLSGLVLLLVIVWLLAGWYINTHKQQLLQKITSSVSEHIEGKFTIKDMQPAFFKSFPDVALELQEVALSDSMYKTHRRPLMQFKSVYVKFNLFSMLGGNPQINKVTLADGEMNLFTDSGGYTNSYLLKKKENSSPEKSKKEIHIGNFQLDNILFTFDQKVKNKKIQVLIKEFTGAASEKGNVMHIVAATWLHVGQLGFNLAKGGYMVDKDFKGKLRLVYDRAKGQLQLPFQQLQVGSAIMKLAATFDFKAPKPGFRIEVDAPKISYKESLSILNKNISDKLKKFNLARDISLQVSLKGAFTSPDTPLVHARWQTTGNDIQTNFGVLKNASFAGNFSNQVVPGRGKGDDNSAVTVDHLTANYLDIPIIADSIQLMNLKHPLLDFQLRSGFPVSRLNTALSQTFNFTKGSADLKVHYHGGVATHDSLGHSIMGGLKIKDAAFTYVPHNVHFSEGFIDLNFNGADLVIKNSTLSTGKSDIELHGIARQFLNVYFDDPQKATFEWFLHSDTLNLQEFKGLTQVKANKSAAQQRRKYHRVNERLALLMDKSSMKINASVNRLYYSSFAARNVKGVLEMNEDNIRLSPLTMQFADGSLEASVMMNPDSTAVPFSLNANLSGINTSKLFYGLDNLGQRTLTSKNIAGDFSGKINIKGKLNSQSDIVKESLTGVVSFKLKNGELINFGPFETIQKFVFRRRNLSHIYFEPVSNVLTIDNGKVHIPEMNIHSTAINLSLNGIYAFGPGTDIGIVVPLRNPQKVADRKARGLKPKKNKGIVLYLRARDDKDGEVKIVWDPLHKGPNGEDE from the coding sequence ATGGAGACAGCAACCAAATCACCACGCAAGTTCCCGAAATGGGCAAAAATTGCAGCATTGTCGCTGTCAGGGCTGGTATTGCTATTGGTGATCGTATGGTTATTGGCAGGTTGGTATATTAATACGCATAAACAGCAATTACTTCAAAAGATAACGAGTTCAGTCAGTGAACATATAGAAGGGAAATTTACAATTAAAGATATGCAACCGGCATTCTTTAAAAGTTTCCCCGATGTTGCGCTGGAATTACAGGAGGTGGCGCTGAGTGACAGCATGTATAAAACACACCGGCGCCCTTTGATGCAATTTAAATCTGTGTATGTAAAATTTAATCTCTTTTCCATGCTTGGCGGAAATCCGCAGATAAATAAAGTTACCCTGGCCGATGGAGAGATGAATTTATTTACAGATTCCGGCGGATATACCAATAGCTATCTGCTCAAAAAGAAAGAAAACAGTTCGCCTGAAAAAAGCAAAAAGGAAATACATATCGGCAATTTTCAGCTGGATAATATTCTTTTCACCTTTGATCAAAAGGTGAAGAACAAGAAGATTCAGGTCTTGATCAAGGAATTTACGGGAGCGGCGTCAGAAAAAGGCAATGTTATGCATATTGTGGCAGCTACCTGGTTGCATGTGGGTCAGTTGGGTTTTAATCTCGCCAAGGGTGGATATATGGTAGATAAGGATTTTAAAGGAAAATTGAGATTAGTCTACGACCGGGCCAAGGGGCAGTTGCAGTTACCCTTTCAACAATTACAGGTCGGCTCTGCTATAATGAAACTGGCAGCTACCTTTGATTTTAAAGCTCCAAAGCCTGGGTTTAGGATTGAAGTGGATGCGCCTAAAATCAGTTACAAGGAAAGTCTATCCATTCTGAATAAAAATATTTCCGATAAGTTGAAAAAATTCAACTTAGCTAGAGATATTTCATTGCAAGTGTCCTTAAAAGGGGCGTTTACCTCACCTGACACGCCATTGGTTCATGCCAGGTGGCAGACAACAGGTAATGATATTCAGACAAATTTTGGGGTATTGAAAAACGCCAGTTTTGCAGGTAATTTTAGTAACCAGGTCGTGCCGGGCAGAGGAAAAGGGGATGACAATTCGGCCGTGACAGTCGACCATTTGACGGCCAATTATCTGGACATCCCAATTATTGCCGATAGTATTCAATTGATGAACCTGAAGCACCCCTTACTGGATTTTCAGTTAAGATCCGGATTTCCTGTTAGTCGGCTCAATACTGCTCTAAGTCAGACGTTTAATTTCACGAAGGGGTCGGCTGATCTGAAAGTGCATTATCATGGAGGGGTAGCCACTCACGATAGTCTCGGGCACAGCATCATGGGAGGACTGAAAATTAAGGATGCGGCTTTTACGTATGTACCACATAATGTTCATTTTTCAGAAGGTTTTATTGACCTGAACTTTAATGGTGCCGATTTGGTCATTAAAAACAGTACGCTTTCTACTGGTAAAAGTGATATTGAACTTCACGGCATTGCACGTCAATTCTTGAATGTGTATTTTGACGATCCACAGAAGGCAACGTTTGAATGGTTTTTACATAGCGACACGCTGAATTTACAGGAGTTTAAAGGATTGACACAGGTAAAGGCAAATAAATCTGCCGCACAGCAGCGCCGGAAATACCACCGGGTTAATGAGAGACTGGCCTTATTGATGGACAAAAGCTCCATGAAAATTAATGCATCAGTAAACCGACTATATTATAGCTCATTCGCAGCGAGAAATGTAAAAGGCGTATTGGAAATGAATGAAGATAATATCAGACTGTCACCCTTGACCATGCAGTTTGCGGATGGTTCGCTGGAGGCTTCTGTCATGATGAATCCGGATTCAACGGCGGTGCCCTTTTCACTCAATGCTAATTTAAGCGGTATTAATACTTCCAAACTGTTCTATGGCCTGGATAATCTGGGGCAAAGGACCCTTACATCAAAAAACATAGCGGGGGATTTCTCTGGAAAAATCAATATTAAGGGCAAGTTGAATAGCCAGTCTGATATTGTAAAGGAAAGCCTTACGGGAGTGGTGTCTTTTAAACTCAAAAATGGAGAATTGATTAATTTCGGACCTTTTGAGACAATACAAAAGTTCGTTTTCCGCAGGCGCAATCTGTCCCATATCTATTTTGAACCTGTCAGCAATGTGTTGACCATTGACAATGGGAAAGTGCATATCCCGGAAATGAATATTCATTCAACGGCTATCAACCTCAGCCTGAACGGCATTTATGCCTTCGGGCCAGGAACGGATATCGGTATTGTTGTACCACTTAGAAACCCTCAGAAAGTAGCAGACAGGAAAGCAAGAGGCCTGAAACCCAAAAAAAATAAAGGTATTGTTCTTTATTTAAGAGCACGTGATGATAAAGACGGAGAAGTAAAGATCGTGTGGGATCCATTGCATAAGGGGCCAAATGGGGAGGATGAGTAA
- a CDS encoding ArsC family reductase has protein sequence MYTVYGIKNCNTVKKALDYLNGRKVPYIFHDYKKAGITKKKLTGWASQIGWEPLINKKGTTWRALDEQTKNSITSKAAAFDLAIAKTSVIKRPLIELDGKVIALGFDQETYDAIDWTV, from the coding sequence ATGTACACCGTATACGGGATTAAAAACTGCAACACTGTTAAAAAAGCGCTGGATTATCTGAATGGCCGGAAAGTGCCATATATTTTCCATGACTATAAAAAAGCAGGTATCACTAAAAAGAAATTAACCGGCTGGGCCAGTCAGATAGGGTGGGAGCCTTTGATCAATAAAAAAGGAACAACCTGGCGAGCATTGGATGAACAGACAAAGAACAGCATTACCTCTAAAGCAGCGGCCTTTGACCTGGCTATTGCCAAAACCAGTGTGATTAAAAGACCACTGATTGAATTAGATGGCAAAGTAATTGCACTGGGTTTTGATCAGGAGACCTATGACGCGATAGATTGGACAGTCTGA
- the lpxK gene encoding tetraacyldisaccharide 4'-kinase encodes MTLQTNKPGLLKKILFPFAWLYGWGVSIRHFLFNKGILRVRKFDFPVVCVGNLSTGGTGKTPTVLYLLRLLEDKRVATLSRGYKRKTSGFLLASDQTGPDQIGDEPYLFHQQFPHAIVSVGEDRCSAIDRLRLLPSPPEVILLDDGFQHRKVQPGFSIILTDYSQLFSRDFFLPVGHLRDSRAAARRAQLIIVTKCPTDLRVDDKEKITAELQKYGPKIVLFSYINYQHPISLKEGTLADLNEPPHVLLIHGIARANSLRAYVSQLDPEFKEMIYKDHHDYTEADVRHINANFQQLPAGNRMILTTQKDSVKLMQFGDKLRDLPIYILPIELDFLFQQRAVFDQTIHHFIENFKN; translated from the coding sequence ATGACTTTACAAACCAATAAACCAGGGTTGTTAAAAAAGATCCTATTCCCCTTTGCCTGGTTATATGGCTGGGGGGTCAGCATCCGGCATTTTCTGTTTAATAAGGGCATACTGCGCGTCAGGAAATTCGATTTCCCTGTTGTTTGTGTTGGGAACCTCTCCACGGGTGGTACCGGCAAGACCCCTACTGTACTCTATCTGCTCCGCTTACTCGAGGATAAAAGGGTTGCAACGCTTAGCCGGGGATATAAACGCAAAACCAGCGGGTTTCTGCTGGCTTCCGACCAAACGGGCCCTGACCAGATAGGTGATGAACCTTACCTGTTCCATCAGCAATTTCCTCACGCAATCGTCAGTGTAGGTGAAGACAGATGCAGTGCCATTGATCGGTTACGGCTGCTTCCCAGTCCTCCTGAAGTGATTTTACTGGACGACGGATTTCAACATAGAAAGGTTCAGCCGGGCTTTTCTATAATTTTAACAGATTATAGCCAGTTATTTTCCAGGGATTTTTTCCTGCCCGTAGGGCATTTAAGGGATAGTCGTGCTGCCGCCCGCAGGGCGCAGCTCATCATTGTCACAAAATGCCCGACCGACCTCCGGGTTGATGATAAAGAAAAAATAACTGCTGAACTACAGAAGTACGGGCCAAAAATTGTACTTTTCAGTTATATTAACTACCAGCATCCGATTTCTTTAAAAGAAGGGACACTTGCTGATTTAAATGAACCGCCACATGTTTTGCTTATTCACGGTATAGCAAGGGCAAATTCTTTAAGAGCATACGTTAGCCAATTGGATCCGGAATTTAAAGAAATGATTTATAAAGATCATCATGATTATACTGAGGCAGATGTACGTCATATTAATGCAAACTTCCAACAGTTACCTGCCGGCAATCGTATGATATTGACGACACAGAAGGACAGCGTGAAATTAATGCAGTTCGGTGATAAGTTACGTGATCTGCCTATTTACATCCTGCCTATTGAACTGGATTTTTTATTCCAGCAGCGTGCGGTCTTTGATCAGACCATTCACCATTTTATCGAAAATTTCAAGAATTAA
- the rnr gene encoding ribonuclease R — protein MSKNKRNTKIKNKQKTRSPQAGKAAAVLVGTLDITRSGMGYVILKDPDTKDILVRYPDQGTALHGDTVEVKVTKISAASGRQEGKITKVIARHQTEFIGTLSVSENYAFFIANAVAPMPDFYIPRGKYQNLPDGTKVIVRLTSWDKRSRKPEGVVVSTVSPDKENDFAMKTLLTNGGFTIGFSEEVEAETTALPTVITAEEISKRKDYRETLTFTIDPADAKDFDDAISFKKIDRSWYEIGVHIADVSHYVRPGSSLDAEAALRATSVYLPDRVNPMLPEQISNVLCSLRPGEEKLSFSAVFVMNKKGQVKETWIGKTVIHSDHRFTYEEVQEIIDGANGPYKKEILWMAAMTQTLRAERFNKGAINFSSQEVKFRLDENGKPIGIEIKESKPAHQLVEEMMLMANKAVATYASSIQVNGKPLPFPYRVHDQPDEDKFASFVPFARKYGYTFDVSSPEKIAQSFNEMLAQAQGKPEQHLLEQLGVRTMAKAVYTTENIGHYGLGFKDYCHFTSPIRRYPDVLVHRIIEGCLKGHPVADNKLEEKCKHCSDRERAAMECERAGNKYKQVEYMQQYLGEVFPGVVSGVADFGFWVETVNEKCEGLVSIHSLSEPYDYIASEYMLKGEFTNRKIQMGDPVTIQVVAANLDKRQLDYHLVIESDKPQKPGKTVSKGNKRSEKKQPKDKNKTAHTKIKTEVKPSRPQSKGGANKAIKNKTDDQRKIKPDVTTDRKTKKAGASPAPDTSKKKKTASASGKTRKVGQKKEK, from the coding sequence ATGTCAAAAAATAAACGAAACACGAAAATTAAAAATAAACAAAAAACGAGAAGCCCGCAAGCCGGCAAAGCAGCCGCCGTGTTGGTCGGTACATTGGATATCACCCGCAGCGGAATGGGCTATGTCATATTAAAAGACCCGGATACCAAGGACATACTGGTGCGGTATCCTGACCAAGGGACCGCATTGCATGGCGATACGGTCGAAGTGAAGGTCACTAAAATCAGCGCTGCCAGTGGACGCCAGGAAGGTAAGATCACCAAGGTGATAGCAAGGCACCAGACAGAATTCATCGGTACGCTCAGCGTATCAGAAAACTATGCATTCTTTATAGCAAATGCTGTTGCTCCCATGCCGGACTTTTACATTCCAAGAGGCAAATACCAGAACCTGCCGGATGGCACAAAGGTCATTGTCCGGCTAACCAGCTGGGATAAACGTAGCAGGAAGCCGGAAGGAGTTGTCGTTTCAACCGTCAGCCCGGACAAAGAGAATGATTTTGCCATGAAAACCTTGCTGACGAATGGCGGCTTTACTATTGGCTTTTCAGAAGAGGTCGAAGCAGAAACCACAGCGTTGCCGACGGTTATAACGGCTGAAGAGATCAGCAAAAGAAAAGACTACAGAGAGACGCTCACCTTTACGATCGATCCTGCTGACGCGAAGGATTTTGATGATGCGATCTCGTTCAAAAAGATAGACCGCAGCTGGTACGAAATAGGTGTGCATATAGCAGATGTCAGTCACTATGTAAGACCGGGCAGTTCGCTGGACGCAGAAGCCGCCTTAAGGGCCACCTCGGTGTACCTGCCGGACAGAGTCAACCCCATGTTGCCTGAACAAATATCCAACGTACTTTGTTCTTTGAGACCGGGAGAAGAAAAGCTGTCCTTTTCTGCCGTTTTTGTGATGAATAAGAAAGGCCAGGTGAAAGAAACCTGGATTGGTAAAACTGTTATCCATTCAGATCACCGTTTTACTTATGAAGAAGTACAGGAAATTATTGATGGCGCCAATGGGCCATACAAAAAAGAGATCCTATGGATGGCAGCAATGACGCAGACCTTGCGCGCAGAGCGTTTCAATAAAGGAGCCATCAATTTCTCTTCTCAGGAAGTAAAGTTCAGGCTCGATGAGAACGGCAAACCGATAGGTATCGAGATTAAGGAAAGTAAGCCTGCCCATCAGTTGGTAGAGGAAATGATGTTAATGGCAAATAAAGCTGTTGCCACATATGCTTCTTCTATACAAGTGAACGGAAAACCGCTACCCTTTCCATACCGGGTTCATGATCAGCCTGACGAGGATAAATTTGCAAGTTTTGTGCCTTTTGCCCGTAAGTATGGTTATACTTTTGATGTCAGTTCCCCCGAGAAAATTGCACAGAGTTTTAATGAAATGCTGGCACAAGCCCAGGGTAAACCAGAGCAACACTTATTGGAACAACTAGGCGTGCGCACTATGGCAAAGGCCGTATACACAACCGAAAATATTGGTCACTACGGGTTAGGCTTTAAAGACTATTGTCACTTCACCTCTCCTATCAGGCGCTATCCGGATGTACTGGTACACCGGATCATTGAAGGCTGCCTGAAAGGGCATCCAGTGGCAGATAATAAGCTAGAGGAGAAATGTAAGCATTGCAGCGATAGAGAGCGCGCCGCCATGGAATGTGAAAGAGCGGGCAACAAATACAAACAGGTGGAATACATGCAACAATACCTGGGTGAAGTCTTTCCAGGTGTCGTATCGGGTGTAGCCGACTTTGGGTTCTGGGTAGAGACCGTCAATGAAAAATGCGAAGGATTGGTCAGCATACACAGTTTGTCCGAGCCATACGATTATATCGCTTCAGAATATATGCTCAAAGGTGAATTCACCAATAGAAAAATACAAATGGGCGATCCGGTAACCATTCAGGTGGTCGCCGCCAATCTGGACAAAAGACAATTAGACTACCATCTGGTAATAGAGTCGGACAAGCCACAAAAGCCTGGCAAAACCGTTTCCAAAGGAAACAAAAGATCAGAAAAAAAACAGCCCAAAGACAAGAACAAAACGGCTCATACAAAAATAAAAACAGAGGTAAAGCCCTCTCGTCCGCAAAGCAAGGGAGGGGCAAACAAAGCGATAAAAAATAAAACGGATGATCAGCGGAAAATTAAGCCCGATGTAACGACGGACAGGAAAACCAAAAAGGCTGGCGCCTCTCCTGCCCCAGATACCTCTAAAAAGAAAAAAACAGCCAGTGCAAGCGGCAAGACCCGTAAAGTAGGGCAAAAAAAGGAAAAGTAG
- a CDS encoding pyridoxine 5'-phosphate synthase: MTKLSVNINKIAVLRNSRGGNNPDVLAAAIDAQRFGAQGITVHPRPDERHIRYSDVREIRKNIQVEFNVEGNCQEQKFVDLVLEVQPHQVTLVPDSAGQITSNHGWDTVKHQDYLKKIVSVFKRVGIRVSLFVDPVPEMVAAAATTGADRVELYTEAYARGFMENRTKAIAPYVIAAEKAKELGLGLNAGHDLDLSNLKFFKDNIPQLDEVSIGHALICDALYLGLENTIQMYRRRLAGSTAVVNS; encoded by the coding sequence ATGACCAAACTTAGTGTAAATATAAATAAAATTGCTGTTTTAAGGAACAGCCGTGGCGGAAATAACCCTGATGTGCTGGCGGCAGCGATCGATGCTCAACGATTTGGTGCTCAGGGGATTACTGTTCATCCCAGACCAGATGAACGCCATATTAGATATAGTGATGTCCGGGAAATCAGAAAAAACATTCAGGTTGAATTTAATGTGGAAGGGAATTGCCAGGAGCAAAAGTTCGTGGATCTTGTTTTAGAAGTACAGCCTCATCAGGTGACATTGGTTCCGGATAGTGCGGGGCAGATTACCAGTAATCATGGCTGGGATACCGTTAAGCATCAGGATTATCTCAAAAAGATTGTATCGGTCTTCAAAAGGGTCGGTATCCGGGTGAGCCTGTTTGTGGATCCTGTACCGGAAATGGTGGCGGCAGCTGCCACGACGGGTGCAGACCGGGTGGAACTCTATACGGAGGCCTATGCCAGAGGATTTATGGAGAATCGTACTAAAGCGATAGCGCCATATGTCATTGCGGCCGAAAAGGCCAAAGAACTGGGGTTAGGACTCAATGCAGGTCATGATCTGGATCTGAGCAACCTGAAGTTCTTCAAAGATAATATCCCCCAGCTGGACGAAGTGTCTATTGGTCATGCATTGATCTGTGATGCCCTTTATCTGGGTCTTGAAAATACGATTCAGATGTATAGACGCCGTCTGGCAGGATCGACGGCCGTCGTAAATTCATAA
- a CDS encoding RsmD family RNA methyltransferase, whose amino-acid sequence MRIISGIHGGRKIKPPAKMPHTRPTTDIAKEGLFNILNNRMSFEAIKTLDLFGGTGCISYELASRGATDLTIVEKDAIMSQFIQQNMDMLQVGGARVLRLDVFQFIESCTDKFDFIFAGPPYALGTIDELPRKIVGGGLIAPDGYFVLEHTPRNNYEGFEGFEMQRNYGTTVFSFFRSGKSPDTV is encoded by the coding sequence ATGAGAATTATATCCGGCATTCACGGTGGCAGAAAAATCAAACCGCCCGCCAAAATGCCTCATACCAGACCCACGACCGATATCGCCAAGGAAGGCTTATTTAATATATTGAACAACCGGATGTCTTTTGAGGCAATAAAGACCCTGGATCTTTTTGGCGGTACGGGATGCATTAGTTATGAGCTGGCCTCCAGAGGCGCCACTGATCTTACGATCGTGGAAAAGGATGCCATCATGTCTCAATTTATTCAACAAAATATGGATATGTTGCAGGTCGGAGGCGCCCGTGTTTTACGCCTCGACGTTTTTCAGTTCATTGAGAGCTGCACGGATAAGTTTGATTTTATTTTTGCCGGCCCCCCTTATGCACTGGGTACCATTGATGAACTGCCCAGAAAGATTGTCGGCGGAGGACTTATTGCGCCTGATGGCTATTTTGTACTGGAGCACACACCCAGAAACAATTATGAGGGATTTGAGGGGTTTGAGATGCAACGCAATTACGGCACAACTGTATTTTCGTTTTTTAGAAGCGGGAAAAGCCCGGATACAGTCTGA